Proteins encoded together in one Desulfosporosinus meridiei DSM 13257 window:
- the allB gene encoding allantoinase AllB, whose product MFNLVIKNGKVVTADRIFEASVCVNDGKIAAIIDAGNSVEAEEVIDAKGSYLFPGAIDSHAHLNDPGYCWREDYAHGSAAAAVGGCTTIVDMPLQNEPALTDGKIFDKKEETVSPNAYVDYCFWGGLVDYNLDKLPELDAKGCVAFKSFIGPVSPDYVSLSIGQAKEALEILKDCGGRAGFHCEDYSIIKWEEARAQRKEKNDWQDFLNTRPVIAELIATQNILELARELDAKVHICHVSHPKVAKIIRDAQLEGVDVTGETCGHYLTFTDQDVIKNGSLFKCAPPLREASAVEEMWEYVNNGTLSCIGSDHSPCELSEKSEEKHGIFGAWGGISAIQNVMQVVFSEGVVKRGYNPTLLARSLSEGPAKAFGIYGKKGAIEVGFDADLVILDPELDWEITPDSLHYLNKISAFVGLKGKGLPVCTLVRGQVVAKDGQVVGQKGFGELVKKLK is encoded by the coding sequence GTGTTTAATTTAGTCATTAAAAATGGTAAGGTCGTAACTGCTGATAGAATTTTTGAAGCATCTGTTTGTGTTAATGATGGTAAAATTGCGGCAATTATTGATGCGGGAAATTCTGTTGAAGCAGAGGAAGTTATCGATGCTAAAGGAAGTTATCTTTTTCCGGGAGCTATCGATAGTCATGCACACTTAAATGATCCAGGTTACTGCTGGAGAGAGGATTATGCCCACGGCTCAGCAGCCGCTGCAGTTGGGGGATGTACAACAATTGTTGATATGCCTCTTCAAAATGAACCAGCCTTGACGGATGGAAAAATTTTCGATAAGAAGGAAGAAACAGTTTCTCCCAACGCCTATGTAGATTATTGCTTCTGGGGGGGCTTGGTTGACTACAACTTAGATAAATTGCCAGAACTCGATGCCAAAGGTTGCGTGGCCTTTAAATCCTTTATTGGCCCGGTTTCTCCTGATTATGTTTCCTTATCTATTGGGCAAGCCAAAGAAGCTTTGGAAATATTAAAAGATTGTGGAGGACGTGCAGGTTTCCATTGTGAAGATTATTCTATTATCAAATGGGAAGAAGCCAGAGCACAAAGAAAAGAGAAGAATGATTGGCAGGATTTTCTGAATACCAGACCGGTTATTGCAGAACTTATTGCCACCCAAAACATACTTGAACTGGCTCGGGAACTAGATGCCAAAGTTCATATCTGTCATGTAAGTCACCCCAAGGTAGCCAAAATAATTCGAGATGCTCAGTTAGAAGGTGTCGATGTAACAGGTGAGACCTGCGGTCACTACCTGACCTTTACAGATCAAGATGTCATCAAGAATGGAAGCTTGTTCAAATGTGCGCCTCCTTTAAGAGAAGCCAGTGCGGTTGAAGAAATGTGGGAATATGTGAACAACGGAACCTTATCCTGTATCGGATCTGATCACTCACCTTGCGAATTAAGTGAGAAGAGTGAAGAAAAACACGGAATTTTTGGAGCCTGGGGTGGGATCAGTGCCATTCAAAATGTAATGCAAGTTGTATTTAGCGAAGGGGTAGTCAAGAGAGGCTATAATCCTACTTTACTGGCTCGATCCTTAAGTGAAGGTCCGGCAAAGGCTTTCGGAATCTATGGTAAAAAAGGTGCGATTGAAGTTGGATTCGATGCTGACCTGGTCATTCTCGATCCTGAACTGGATTGGGAAATTACACCGGATTCCTTGCATTATCTCAATAAAATTTCTGCTTTCGTAGGCTTAAAGGGCAAAGGGCTGCCTGTATGTACCTTAGTAAGAGGTCAGGTAGTTGCCAAGGATGGTCAAGTAGTGGGTCAAAAGGGATTTGGCGAACTTGTGAAAAAATTGAAGTAG
- the allB gene encoding allantoinase AllB, giving the protein MSKRYDVVIRNGMLICPEGVKKADVAVSDEKIVEIGCELSGDAKETIDAAGKYVFPGATDGHVHFNDPGRTEWETITTGSSALAAGGGVAYFDMPLNCNPCTLDAKNFNAKLAVAQKDSLVDYGFWGGLTPKNLDNLEELAECGVIGFKAFSCFSGIDEFERMDDFTALVGMEKLAKLGLPLMVHCENAEITRDLTTLALANNKTTVRDYFAARPPITEIENVSRMITFAEETGCKLIIAHISTAKAVELVTQARSRGVDVCCETIGHYLILTDDDVERLGTVAKCSPPIRNNGNQTKMWAKLLNGEIAFVSSDHSPCDPKLKDGEFLKVWGGISACQTTLPGLLTHAYHERKVPLEEIARLTAQNVNEIFKIQGKGKIALGYDGDFALVDLDKEFTLQAEDLFYKYQVSPYVGDRFRGTVTQTILRGTTVFKDGKIVSNPIGKHLRPNL; this is encoded by the coding sequence ATGAGCAAGCGTTATGATGTTGTCATTCGCAACGGAATGCTTATTTGTCCGGAAGGCGTGAAGAAAGCGGATGTAGCCGTTAGTGACGAAAAGATTGTAGAAATAGGCTGCGAACTATCCGGGGATGCTAAAGAAACTATTGATGCTGCTGGTAAATATGTATTTCCCGGAGCAACAGACGGGCATGTTCATTTTAATGACCCAGGAAGAACTGAATGGGAAACTATAACAACCGGCAGCAGTGCTCTGGCAGCGGGTGGTGGAGTTGCTTACTTTGATATGCCCCTTAATTGCAACCCCTGTACACTGGACGCTAAAAACTTTAATGCCAAGCTTGCTGTGGCACAGAAAGATTCTCTCGTCGATTATGGATTCTGGGGAGGGCTCACTCCTAAAAATTTAGATAACCTTGAAGAGCTTGCAGAGTGTGGGGTAATAGGATTTAAAGCATTTTCCTGCTTTAGTGGAATTGACGAGTTCGAAAGAATGGACGATTTTACCGCATTAGTAGGCATGGAAAAATTGGCCAAGCTTGGCTTGCCTCTTATGGTGCATTGTGAAAATGCAGAAATTACAAGGGATTTAACGACCTTAGCACTTGCTAATAACAAGACTACAGTAAGGGATTATTTTGCAGCCCGTCCGCCAATTACGGAAATTGAAAATGTATCTCGAATGATTACCTTTGCAGAAGAGACAGGCTGTAAATTAATCATAGCCCATATCAGTACAGCCAAGGCTGTAGAGTTAGTAACTCAGGCCAGAAGCAGGGGAGTGGACGTTTGCTGCGAAACGATTGGACATTATTTGATTCTTACTGATGATGATGTGGAACGTTTAGGAACTGTCGCAAAATGCTCGCCGCCTATTCGCAATAATGGGAACCAAACAAAAATGTGGGCTAAACTGCTAAACGGCGAGATAGCCTTTGTATCCTCCGATCATTCACCCTGTGATCCGAAATTGAAAGATGGTGAGTTCTTAAAGGTTTGGGGTGGAATCTCAGCTTGCCAGACAACTCTCCCGGGCCTGCTTACCCATGCCTACCATGAACGGAAAGTTCCCCTTGAGGAAATCGCCAGATTAACTGCACAAAATGTTAATGAAATTTTCAAGATACAGGGGAAAGGGAAAATTGCACTAGGTTATGATGGAGACTTTGCCTTGGTAGACCTAGACAAGGAATTCACATTGCAGGCCGAAGATCTTTTCTATAAGTACCAAGTAAGTCCTTATGTTGGAGACAGATTCCGTGGGACTGTTACTCAAACAATTCTCAGGGGAACAACAGTGTTTAAAGATGGAAAGATTGTATCAAATCCCATTGGCAAACATCTGAGACCTAATTTGTAA
- a CDS encoding NCS1 family transporter — MSTNTEAATATQIQHTGVDESLIPKTLEGRTVGPIDYMFMWIGDGVNLGNMTLGASLVVAGIATLNLFQTFAAAIIAIGIISTIFALNDRLGYRTGIPYVVQLRMSFGIKGSVISSLLRGIPAIVWYGFQSWIGGTALNEIAKVFTGGAFDNVAVCFVVLQLVQIGLSLYGFHAIKWVESLTSIVIMLALVYVFGVLLTSHSAVIAEKWVHAKGSWGLPFFAFIMMFMGNYAAIFLSAADYSRELKAGISDGKRGFLYFLPILIAYGFVLAIGAMLASATGISNPVKAFAIVVDNSYITVFVSAFIVMGAIAVNMVANIIPPTYVITLITKLKYKVAVTITGLLALGSFPWVLVQDSSAKGLGMFILIYSAFLGPIVSILLIDYYVFRKQKVDIVDLYKENGPYSGYNPAAVLAMLIGAAAAFTKVELAWIIGLVVAGISYYLLTKFAFKDSKFKKGTIFE, encoded by the coding sequence ATGTCAACAAATACAGAAGCTGCAACTGCTACGCAGATCCAACATACCGGTGTGGATGAATCACTAATTCCCAAAACCCTAGAGGGTAGAACAGTAGGCCCCATAGACTATATGTTTATGTGGATTGGAGACGGTGTTAATTTAGGTAATATGACCCTGGGAGCCAGTTTGGTTGTTGCCGGAATTGCGACTCTAAATCTATTTCAGACATTTGCAGCAGCTATTATTGCCATTGGAATTATTTCAACTATTTTTGCTCTAAACGATCGGCTTGGCTACAGAACAGGGATACCTTATGTTGTCCAGCTGAGAATGTCTTTTGGAATCAAAGGTTCAGTTATCTCATCCCTTTTGCGTGGAATCCCCGCCATTGTCTGGTACGGCTTTCAAAGCTGGATCGGCGGTACTGCCTTAAACGAAATTGCCAAGGTATTTACAGGCGGTGCCTTTGATAATGTTGCAGTTTGCTTTGTAGTACTTCAATTAGTTCAAATCGGACTTTCCTTGTATGGCTTCCATGCCATTAAATGGGTAGAATCCCTTACTTCAATTGTTATTATGCTCGCTCTTGTTTATGTGTTTGGTGTTCTTCTGACATCTCATAGTGCGGTAATTGCTGAAAAATGGGTACATGCCAAAGGCTCATGGGGCTTGCCGTTCTTTGCCTTCATTATGATGTTTATGGGGAACTACGCAGCCATCTTCTTAAGTGCTGCAGACTATTCGAGAGAATTAAAAGCAGGGATAAGCGACGGAAAACGCGGATTCTTGTACTTCCTTCCTATATTAATAGCCTACGGCTTCGTACTGGCAATTGGTGCAATGCTTGCTTCTGCAACGGGGATATCTAATCCAGTGAAAGCCTTTGCAATCGTAGTCGATAATTCTTACATTACAGTCTTTGTATCGGCCTTTATTGTTATGGGTGCTATTGCAGTTAACATGGTTGCCAATATTATTCCGCCTACCTATGTTATCACTCTAATTACAAAGCTTAAGTACAAAGTGGCAGTTACAATAACCGGATTACTTGCGTTAGGTTCCTTCCCCTGGGTTCTTGTTCAGGATTCGTCGGCAAAAGGACTGGGTATGTTCATCCTGATATATTCCGCATTTTTAGGCCCCATTGTTTCAATTCTATTAATTGATTACTATGTCTTCAGAAAGCAAAAAGTAGATATTGTTGATCTGTACAAAGAAAACGGCCCTTATTCAGGATATAATCCGGCAGCAGTGCTGGCCATGCTGATTGGTGCAGCGGCAGCTTTTACCAAAGTAGAGCTGGCTTGGATTATCGGGTTGGTCGTGGCCGGGATCTCCTATTATCTTTTGACTAAGTTTGCCTTTAAAGATTCAAAGTTTAAAAAGGGTACGATCTTTGAATAA
- a CDS encoding ureidoglycolate lyase yields the protein MNRIIKVEPFTKEAFAPYGHLLMREPGIPPIKTTPPIFADRIPFEVDDGSAEFVYALLKRKEFKFSALERHLKVTQGFFPLYGGPAIISVAPATDPNDLEALPSPDSVRCFLLESYTAFVIHRGVWHGTILPLEESFGYILATRKETTADSIEPLYDGDCQIRDLGVTFEIQL from the coding sequence ATGAATCGTATCATTAAAGTCGAACCCTTTACTAAAGAAGCCTTTGCACCTTATGGTCATCTGCTGATGCGTGAGCCGGGAATTCCTCCTATTAAGACTACACCTCCAATTTTTGCCGACCGAATCCCTTTTGAGGTGGATGATGGCTCAGCCGAATTCGTGTATGCTTTACTTAAACGAAAGGAATTTAAGTTTTCAGCCTTGGAACGCCATTTAAAAGTCACCCAAGGGTTCTTCCCCCTCTATGGCGGCCCTGCTATCATAAGTGTTGCTCCCGCCACAGACCCTAATGACCTGGAAGCTCTGCCCTCACCAGATTCAGTACGCTGCTTTTTACTGGAAAGTTATACGGCCTTTGTCATCCACCGTGGCGTTTGGCATGGCACAATTCTCCCGCTTGAAGAGTCCTTTGGCTATATTTTAGCAACCCGTAAAGAAACCACCGCTGATTCCATTGAGCCTCTCTACGATGGGGATTGTCAAATCCGCGATCTTGGGGTAACTTTTGAGATTCAACTCTAA
- the allE gene encoding (S)-ureidoglycine aminohydrolase, with amino-acid sequence MGYPNDLLATRAIVKHGRYALIPPEGRVKNVIPNLENCNTSIIASPELGPKFAMYTVEVLPNGGTTTDFKEEGIETFVYCMGGAGTVTVEGKTYELTDGGFVFAPASLGVGLKNSSNEPWKLLLYKQRYRPLVGYEARIVVGNLNDIPDEAYDGMENVRIKNVLPTELGFDVNFHTLSFYPGGCHPFVETHVQEHGLYFLEGEGVYLIDDKWLPVKTEDFIWFGPYVPQAYYGAGRKPSTYIYTKDCNRDIEL; translated from the coding sequence ATGGGTTATCCAAATGATCTTTTAGCTACGAGGGCAATAGTCAAACATGGCAGATATGCATTGATTCCACCGGAAGGGCGTGTGAAAAACGTCATTCCTAATTTAGAGAATTGTAATACAAGTATAATTGCCTCTCCCGAGTTAGGGCCGAAGTTTGCAATGTATACTGTTGAAGTATTACCAAATGGCGGCACAACCACTGATTTCAAAGAAGAGGGGATTGAAACATTCGTTTATTGTATGGGAGGAGCAGGAACCGTAACTGTTGAGGGCAAGACTTATGAACTTACGGATGGCGGCTTTGTTTTTGCACCTGCCTCATTAGGAGTAGGACTGAAAAATTCAAGCAACGAACCATGGAAACTTCTTCTTTATAAACAACGTTATCGACCATTAGTGGGTTATGAAGCTAGAATTGTTGTAGGCAACTTAAATGATATCCCTGATGAAGCTTATGATGGTATGGAAAATGTTCGTATTAAAAACGTGCTACCTACTGAATTGGGCTTTGATGTTAATTTTCATACGCTTAGTTTTTATCCTGGCGGGTGTCATCCTTTCGTAGAAACCCACGTTCAGGAACATGGCCTGTATTTTCTAGAGGGTGAGGGAGTTTATTTGATTGACGATAAATGGCTTCCTGTGAAAACAGAGGATTTCATCTGGTTTGGTCCGTATGTCCCTCAAGCCTACTATGGTGCGGGAAGAAAACCTTCCACTTATATTTATACTAAAGATTGCAATCGGGACATTGAGCTGTAA
- a CDS encoding PucR family transcriptional regulator, whose amino-acid sequence MEITVKDAMKIGPLSTSEIVAGYQTLENVVKGVTIMEAPDIVNWLAGGELLLTSLYAAPAGTLNYKDFVRKLAEKGVAAIAIKVGRFVERIPEDMIEAANQYGLPIIELDANVRFVDVMYPIMAELFNNQVVKLNYYKIIQERFTALALHCLGLEKIIRTLEDLIGNPVAVYDRNFKSMSTTTPQIEKFIEIADLFQKESLNEKLSFYRQMVRFPDLGEEPVPQVVVPIRAFNQVKAYLTVVEKNKRLQEMDLICLEHAATVVTLDLVKKVAVQEVEQKFQNDLLENLITGNTALNNTLERAALIGWDLTKSYTIVLFDIDNIDGILANTKESPDKMYLQELKSDVVSIITNAVRRHTKNFILGTKNDAIILLWPSPEVYNGLLDQIKKTGKEIQEQIKKKVKSVSVAIGIGDVALKVDEIPRSFKEARDAITFGRMIQGQHVIEAFSELGVFRILCKFAERNELHSFVPKQLLVLMEHDKTNEADLLKTLEIFLDCNGNASKAAKKLFIHYKTILYRLERIKEITGMDLETNEHRLEIEMGLKIIRLLGNEHNNF is encoded by the coding sequence CTGGAAATCACGGTAAAAGATGCCATGAAAATTGGCCCCTTAAGCACATCTGAAATTGTGGCCGGTTATCAAACGTTAGAAAATGTTGTCAAAGGCGTAACTATAATGGAAGCACCTGATATTGTAAATTGGCTGGCTGGTGGAGAGCTGCTTCTTACCAGTTTGTATGCCGCGCCTGCCGGAACCTTGAACTATAAAGATTTTGTAAGAAAGCTCGCTGAGAAAGGCGTAGCAGCCATAGCCATTAAAGTTGGTCGGTTTGTGGAACGAATTCCAGAGGATATGATCGAAGCAGCTAATCAATACGGCTTACCTATTATTGAGCTTGATGCTAATGTGCGATTTGTGGATGTCATGTATCCTATCATGGCTGAACTCTTTAATAATCAAGTCGTTAAATTAAATTACTACAAAATTATTCAGGAGCGTTTTACAGCCTTAGCATTACACTGTCTAGGGTTAGAAAAGATTATTAGAACTCTTGAAGATTTAATCGGAAATCCCGTTGCGGTTTATGATCGCAATTTTAAAAGCATGAGTACAACTACTCCTCAGATTGAAAAATTTATCGAGATTGCAGATTTATTTCAAAAGGAAAGCTTGAATGAAAAACTATCCTTCTATCGTCAGATGGTACGATTTCCGGATCTTGGCGAAGAACCCGTTCCTCAGGTTGTAGTACCAATACGGGCATTTAATCAAGTAAAAGCCTATCTCACCGTAGTAGAGAAGAATAAACGACTCCAAGAGATGGATTTAATTTGTTTAGAACATGCCGCTACTGTTGTTACTCTTGATTTAGTGAAGAAAGTAGCTGTACAGGAAGTTGAACAGAAATTTCAGAATGACCTGTTAGAAAATCTAATAACAGGAAATACAGCGCTTAATAATACTCTGGAAAGGGCTGCCTTAATCGGATGGGATTTAACTAAGTCCTATACGATTGTCCTTTTTGATATTGATAACATCGACGGGATTTTAGCGAATACTAAGGAGAGCCCGGATAAAATGTATTTGCAAGAGTTAAAATCTGACGTCGTTTCCATAATTACTAATGCTGTTAGAAGACACACAAAGAATTTTATCCTCGGGACGAAAAATGATGCGATTATTTTGCTTTGGCCCTCGCCTGAAGTTTACAATGGCCTCCTAGATCAGATCAAGAAGACAGGGAAAGAGATCCAGGAACAAATTAAAAAGAAAGTTAAATCTGTTTCCGTTGCCATTGGAATTGGAGATGTTGCTCTAAAAGTTGACGAAATCCCTAGGAGTTTTAAAGAAGCACGAGATGCAATTACCTTTGGTCGAATGATTCAAGGTCAACATGTTATCGAAGCTTTCTCTGAATTGGGTGTGTTTCGGATTTTGTGTAAGTTTGCGGAGAGAAATGAATTACATAGTTTTGTCCCGAAGCAACTGCTTGTTTTAATGGAGCATGATAAAACCAATGAAGCAGACCTCCTGAAAACTCTAGAAATTTTCTTAGACTGTAATGGGAATGCCAGTAAAGCTGCCAAAAAACTTTTTATACATTATAAAACAATACTTTATCGACTAGAAAGGATTAAAGAAATTACCGGTATGGATTTAGAAACTAATGAACATCGCTTGGAAATTGAGATGGGCTTGAAAATAATCCGCCTGCTAGGAAATGAACATAATAATTTTTAA
- a CDS encoding iron chaperone, translating into MEVSKKTNNFIDEYILKFPVDIQEILKSLRDVIKKSAPDAHEKISYQMPTFDLHGNLVHFAAYKNHIGFYPTPSGIEAFKVELSEYKGAKGSVQFPIAEPLPFDLISRIVKFRVAENIKQWEDKSKKKR; encoded by the coding sequence ATGGAAGTGAGTAAAAAGACCAACAACTTCATCGATGAGTACATTTTGAAATTTCCAGTTGATATCCAGGAGATACTTAAGTCTTTAAGAGACGTTATTAAGAAATCTGCACCAGATGCACATGAAAAGATAAGTTATCAAATGCCTACTTTTGATTTGCATGGAAACTTAGTGCATTTTGCTGCTTATAAAAATCATATTGGATTTTATCCAACTCCCAGTGGAATTGAGGCTTTCAAAGTTGAATTGTCGGAGTATAAAGGGGCAAAAGGTTCTGTACAATTTCCCATCGCCGAGCCACTACCCTTTGATTTGATAAGCAGAATTGTCAAGTTTAGAGTTGCCGAAAATATAAAACAGTGGGAAGACAAATCGAAGAAAAAACGATAA
- a CDS encoding cellulose binding domain-containing protein, translating to MKKFAFLLALVLIMVSSIAAGTLAMYNVSIDTLAKGSVVAKEFIFVGEGTDSFQEGLKIAPSETAQWQFKVKNYENHIVSETDIYYKLTFNVQALPGKAAIEPLTVTVKDLNGTVLNSVTGVGTFDVLGQFSLAVNGQERDFLVEVNWPTEGTSDINYAGINYGSMINVDAIASQIPLKATDPDPVDPPQVSVRYETTVPWQNGQSGNYQYEYKVTITNNSTEPIYNWSIAFNLPTDKLTSAWSNANLVSDTPKGYYKFLNPGYNNQLTDSILPGKSVSFRGPAKGMGTEAIRSVIVGGSNITDLTNVDLLCQFGKASLN from the coding sequence ATGAAAAAGTTTGCATTCTTATTAGCATTAGTTTTAATTATGGTTAGTTCAATTGCAGCAGGGACTTTGGCTATGTACAACGTTTCTATTGATACCTTAGCTAAAGGAAGTGTGGTTGCCAAAGAGTTCATTTTTGTTGGGGAAGGAACAGACAGCTTTCAGGAGGGACTAAAGATTGCTCCTTCAGAGACAGCCCAATGGCAGTTTAAGGTTAAAAACTATGAAAACCATATTGTCTCTGAAACGGATATCTATTATAAATTAACTTTTAATGTACAGGCTTTGCCGGGTAAAGCTGCCATAGAACCTTTGACTGTCACAGTTAAGGATCTCAATGGCACAGTGCTTAACAGTGTTACAGGAGTTGGGACTTTTGATGTTTTAGGTCAATTTTCACTTGCTGTGAATGGTCAAGAACGGGACTTCTTAGTGGAAGTGAACTGGCCGACAGAAGGGACTTCTGACATTAATTATGCCGGTATCAACTATGGTTCAATGATCAACGTAGATGCTATTGCCTCCCAAATTCCGTTAAAAGCTACTGACCCGGATCCAGTTGATCCACCCCAAGTCAGCGTCCGTTATGAAACCACAGTTCCGTGGCAAAATGGACAAAGTGGCAATTACCAATACGAATATAAGGTAACAATCACTAATAATTCTACAGAGCCTATTTACAATTGGAGTATAGCCTTTAACCTCCCCACAGATAAACTGACCAGTGCTTGGAGCAATGCCAACCTGGTATCTGATACACCAAAGGGATACTACAAATTCCTCAATCCCGGCTATAATAACCAATTAACAGATAGTATATTGCCTGGGAAAAGCGTATCCTTCCGAGGCCCTGCTAAAGGAATGGGCACTGAAGCAATTCGTTCCGTCATTGTAGGTGGAAGCAATATAACTGATTTAACAAACGTAGATTTATTATGTCAATTTGGAAAGGCGTCTCTAAATTAG
- a CDS encoding signal peptidase I: MTPTKYTTQEQIEAMRKEILQEKQKLLNVSERKKSFRGWRPQGKQIVRSISGAIFLGVSLFLIWSIISIQMTKSRGEIPNVLGFQLLEIESGSMEPTLEIGAVIVSRKPKDAESALRVNDIVTFKTLSEAVVTHRIVEIIDNENGSKAYRTKGDNPKNSVDQELLSPNRVIGVFVAKLPLT, translated from the coding sequence ATGACGCCTACAAAGTATACGACACAAGAACAAATAGAGGCAATGCGCAAAGAAATTCTCCAGGAAAAGCAGAAGCTATTAAATGTTTCGGAAAGGAAAAAATCATTCCGAGGCTGGCGTCCACAAGGAAAGCAGATTGTAAGAAGCATCAGTGGAGCTATATTTTTGGGGGTTAGTTTATTTTTAATTTGGTCGATTATATCAATTCAAATGACAAAAAGCAGGGGTGAAATCCCGAATGTCTTAGGATTTCAGCTTTTAGAAATTGAATCCGGCAGTATGGAGCCTACTCTGGAAATAGGGGCTGTAATTGTCAGTAGGAAACCTAAGGATGCTGAAAGTGCTTTAAGAGTAAATGACATTGTTACCTTCAAAACCCTGTCTGAGGCTGTGGTTACCCATCGGATCGTTGAGATTATTGATAATGAAAATGGCAGCAAAGCTTATCGCACGAAGGGAGATAATCCTAAAAATTCAGTCGACCAGGAACTTCTTAGTCCAAACAGGGTGATCGGAGTGTTTGTTGCTAAATTACCCTTAACATAA
- a CDS encoding peptidase S24, with protein sequence MIYKNSYFKKELRQAYTENKISTNRKIAFALFLGLFSFALYFVFQTLQESVLSDVVPEIMQPSFFSTIYLYIHIVIAFIISYFILYYDYLFFAEIRKNSWYLLIQMGYNPVIMFFSKLFALMYSVILIYTVGFIVTIILTFLLKYTFILAYLPTLYLVGLADLLLITILSMTFSLYAKTVLNGRYWTFFTAILVFALKTALGQYPIISNRVYMQNFSTLFNLQLSAYWLVGSVIIITCGLICLFRSRNIAKYYNLAPDPDILPLDKEIVEIDSITGKQKLIGNIVKKGWRGRILDTVTTFLLIVFICVALAINVFVIVINASTPGQEVSIRGVIPFVFSSSTMEPEIEINDLTYFQKIDTQYQIEEGQIILFEENNLLYVERVVSKTENNLIVDIDYYPPMSQIGAMKKTISRQGVHGVYSGRNRWLGALILFANTIVGRILFLLVPAVLLFYQGQLYKYFRKDKST encoded by the coding sequence ATGATTTATAAAAATAGCTATTTCAAAAAAGAACTTCGCCAGGCATATACGGAAAATAAAATTAGCACTAACCGAAAAATAGCTTTTGCTCTCTTTCTGGGGCTTTTTTCTTTTGCCCTATACTTTGTTTTTCAGACTCTCCAGGAAAGTGTACTTTCCGATGTGGTTCCCGAGATAATGCAACCCAGTTTTTTCTCGACAATTTACCTTTACATTCATATAGTCATTGCTTTTATAATCAGTTACTTCATCCTCTATTATGACTATCTTTTTTTTGCGGAAATTAGGAAAAACTCCTGGTATCTGCTTATTCAAATGGGCTATAATCCAGTAATCATGTTTTTCTCTAAGTTATTTGCTTTAATGTACTCTGTCATATTGATATATACTGTTGGCTTTATAGTAACAATAATTCTTACCTTTCTTTTGAAATACACGTTTATATTGGCTTATCTGCCGACGCTCTACTTAGTAGGCTTAGCAGATTTGTTACTAATCACGATCCTTTCAATGACCTTTTCACTTTATGCCAAAACTGTGCTTAACGGTCGATACTGGACTTTTTTTACGGCCATCCTTGTATTTGCTCTAAAAACAGCTTTAGGACAATATCCTATAATCTCCAATCGCGTGTACATGCAGAACTTCTCTACGCTGTTCAATCTGCAGCTTTCAGCGTATTGGCTGGTCGGCTCTGTCATAATAATAACCTGCGGTTTAATATGTCTTTTTAGGAGCAGAAATATTGCTAAGTACTATAACCTGGCTCCCGATCCTGATATCCTACCCTTAGATAAGGAAATTGTAGAAATTGACTCAATAACGGGTAAACAAAAATTAATTGGCAACATAGTTAAAAAGGGTTGGCGTGGCCGAATTCTCGATACGGTAACTACATTTTTGCTCATCGTTTTCATATGTGTTGCATTAGCTATTAATGTATTCGTTATTGTGATTAATGCTTCTACACCCGGGCAAGAAGTAAGTATACGCGGGGTGATTCCTTTTGTGTTTAGTTCTAGCACAATGGAACCGGAAATTGAGATTAACGATTTGACGTACTTTCAAAAGATTGATACCCAATACCAGATAGAGGAGGGGCAGATTATTCTCTTTGAAGAAAATAATTTACTCTATGTGGAACGGGTAGTATCCAAGACAGAAAATAATTTGATTGTGGATATTGATTATTATCCCCCCATGTCCCAGATTGGGGCTATGAAAAAAACAATCAGCCGACAAGGGGTGCATGGGGTATACAGTGGTAGAAATCGCTGGCTTGGCGCTTTAATTCTCTTTGCCAATACTATTGTAGGAAGGATTCTTTTCTTGCTGGTTCCAGCCGTGCTGTTATTTTATCAGGGCCAACTTTATAAGTATTTTAGAAAAGACAAAAGTACCTGA